Proteins found in one Triticum aestivum cultivar Chinese Spring chromosome 4D, IWGSC CS RefSeq v2.1, whole genome shotgun sequence genomic segment:
- the LOC123100137 gene encoding MA3 DOMAIN-CONTAINING TRANSLATION REGULATORY FACTOR 2 — protein sequence MEDGLAPPARRAPIKCPTAAAEDVDQLPTPTVTSEEFLQFKRKATTIVEEYFSTDDVAATASELRELRVPCYHYYFVKKLVSVAMDRHDREKEMAAVLLSSLYGDVIDRPQVYKGFCKLAESCDDLSVDTPDAVDILAVFVARAIVDDILPPAFLAKQLPCLPDGCKGAEVIRRAEKSYLSVPHHGEIILQRWGGIKNITVDEAKARIADILEEYLAAGDTAEAFRCIRDLQIPFFHHDVVKRALVLAIERGGAAEGHILDLLKSASDQGVINESQIIKGFNRMIDSVDDLTLDVPNARCLLKSIILKASSEGWLCASSLKPLGSEPKKVVEDDPAVKRFKAKAVASIHEYFLTGDIIESVSRLEAENSSCSCFFNAIFVKKLISFAMDRKNREKEMASVLLSSICMPPEHVVAGFHLLIDCAEDAALDNPAIVEDLTMFFARSVVDEVIAPSDLEAMEEEAGRRKAAGSPGMLALRNAHAMLGAKLSAERILRCWGGGGTGKAGWELSEVKDKIGKLLQEYDSGGGVREACRCIKELGMPFFHHEVVKKALVAIIEKRGKDERLWGLLSECYGRGLITPNQMTKGFQRVADCVDDLALDVPDAGKQLGCYVERAKKGGWLDASFSVAKPGPDVIAVCS from the exons ATGGAGGACGGCCTCGCTCCGCCCGCGCGCCGGGCGCCGATCAAatgccccaccgccgccgccgag GACGTGGACCAGCTGCCCACCCCGACGGTGACCTCCGAGGAGTTCCTCCAGTTCAAGAGGAAGGCCACCACGATCGTGGAGGAGTACTTCTCCACGGACGACGTGGCCGCCACGGCGAGCGAGCTGAGGGAGCTGCGCGTGCCCTGCTACCACTACTACTTCGTCAAGAAGCTCGTCTCGGTGGCCATGGACCGCCACGACAGGGAGAAGGAGATGGCGGCCGTGCTGCTCTCCTCGCTCTACGGCGACGTCATCGACCGCCCGCAGGTGTACAAGGGCTTCTGCAAGCTCGCCGAGTCCTGCGACGACCTCTCCGTCGACACGCCCGACGCCGTCGACATCCTCGCCGTCTTCGTCGCCCGCGCCATCGTCGACGACATACTGCCCCCGGCGTTCCTGGCGAAGCAGCTGCCGTGCCTGCCCGACGGCTGCAAGGGCGCCGAGGTCATCCGCAGGGCGGAGAAGAGCTACCTGTCCGTGCCGCACCACGGGGAGATCATCCTGCAGAGGTGGGGCGGCATCAAGAACATCACCGTGGATGAGGCCAAGGCCAGGATCGCCGACATCCTGGAGGagtacctcgccgccggcgacaCGGCCGAAGCCTTCCGGTGCATCAGGGACCTCCAGATCCCCTTCTTCCACCACGACGTCGTCAAGCGGGCGCTCGTTCTCGCCATCGAGCGCGGCGGCGCGGCCGAGGGCCACATCCTGGATCTCCTCAAGTCGGCGTCGGACCAAGGTGTCATCAACGAGAGTCAGATCATCAAAGGCTTCAACCGTATGATCGACTCCGTTGACGACTTGACGCTCGACGTGCCAAACGCGAGGTGTCTCCTGAAATCCATAATCCTGAAAGCTTCGTCGGAGGGCTGGCTGTGCGCGTCGTCCCTGAAACCGTTGGGGTCGGAGCCGAAGAAGGTCGTCGAGGACGACCCCGCTGTCAAGAGGTTCAAGGCGAAGGCCGTGGCGAGCATACACGAGTACTTCTTGACAGGGGACATCATcgagtcggtgagccggctggaggctgAGAACAGCTCATGCTCCTGCTTTTTCAACGCAATCTTCGTCAAGAAGCTCATCAGCTTCGCCATGGACCGGAAGAACCGCGAGAAAGAGATGGCCTCCGTGCTGCTGTCCTCGATCTGCATGCCGCCGGAGCACGTCGTCGCTGGGTTCCACCTCCTGATCGACTGCGCCGAAGACGCCGCGCTGGACAACCCCGCCATCGTCGAGGACCTGACCATGTTCTTTGCCAGGTCAGTGGTCGACGAGGTTATAGCGCCGTCGGACTTGGAGGCGATGGAGGAAGAGGCCGGCCGCCGAAAAGCCGCAGGCTCCCCAGGGATGTTGGCTCTGCGCAACGCCCACGCCATGCTCGGAGCAAAGCTCTCCGCGGAGCGGATCCTGCGGTGCTGGGGCGGCGGTGGCACCGGCAAGGCCGGCTGGGAGCTGAGCGAGGTGAAGGACAAGATCGGGAAGCTGCTGCAGGAGtacgacagcggcggcggcgtccgggagGCGTGCCGGTGCATCAAGGAGCTCGGGATGCCATTCTTCcaccacgaggtggtgaagaaggcGCTGGTGGCGATCATCGAGAAGCGGGGCAAGGACGAGCGCCTCTGGGGGCTGCTCAGCGAGTGCTACGGCCGCGGCCTGATCACGCCGAACCAGATGACCAAGGGCTTCCAGAGGGTCGCCGACTGCGTCGACGACCTCGCGCTCGACGTGCCGGACGCCGGGAAGCAGCTCGGCTGCTACGTCGAGCGCGCCAAGAAGGGGGGATGGCTGGACGCGTCCTTCTCCGTTGCCAAGCCGGGGCCAGATGTCATTGCCGTTTGCTCGTGA